Part of the Longimicrobium sp. genome is shown below.
GTCCACGACGCAGGGGACGCCGGTGAAGTCCTGCAGCACCACCCGCGCGGGCGAGTAGGCGATCTCGCGGTCGGGGGGATTCGACGGATCCCAGGTCGCCAGCGCCAGGATGTCGTCGCGGGTGACGGTGACGCCGTCCTCGCTGCGCAGCAGGTTCTCGAGGAGGATGCGGAGCGAGTAGGGCAGCCGGCTCACGTCGCCGGCGGCGGCAAGGCGGTAGATGATGTACTCGCGCTCGCCGACGCGGAGCGTCGAGCGGGCGCCGAAGCTGTCGGCCATCACGATCTCCAATTGTCCCCGGAGCTTCCGCGATACGCCCGGTGCCGCCGGCCCAATCCGGGGATGCGCGCGGTCGGCGGCGGCGTTGCGGGGGCGAATGTACGCCCTCGCCCCCGCGCGGGAAAGGCACCGTCCGTCGCCCTCCCGGCGGGGAGATAACCCCGGCTGCAAGAGGGGTTCCGGCGCGCGGCCACCTACCAGGGGCGGGCGAGGGCGAGGAGGAACTCGGGGAAGCGGAGAAGGCGCTCGTACGCGTCCGGCTTCAGCTGCCGGAACGCCTCCGACGGCCGCGGCTCCACGATGCGCTCGATGCCGAAGCCGGCGTCCGCGAGCGCGCCGGCGATGGCGGTGAGGGGACGGCGGTAGAAGCGCACCAGGCCCACGCGCGCCCAGTGATCCTCCTCCTGGACCACGTCGAAGTAATCCTCACCGTGCGCCAGGCGGTTGGCGTCGGCGGCGGGGTGGTGGGTGGAGAAGAGGAGCCAGCCACCGGGCGCCAGCACCCGCCGGAACTCCGCCAGCGCCGGCCCCCAGTCGCGCAGGTAGTGGAGCACGAGCGCGCTCACGATCCCCTCGAACGCGCCGTCCGCGGCGAAGTCCAGCGGCCGGCGCAGGTCGGCCGCGCGCACCTCCGCCCGCCCGCGCATCTCCGCCGGCAGCGCGGCGATGCGGCGGCGGGCGTGCTCCACCATCGGCGCGCTGCCGTCCACCGCGGTCACGCGCGCGCCGCGGCGGAGGAGCTGCTCCGTGTACCATCCCCCGCCGCATCCCGCCTCCAGGATGCGCTTCCCGCCGATCGGCGGCAGCAGCGCGAGCACCGCCGGGCGCTCATACAGCGCGTTGTACGGCGACTCGTCGATCGACTCCGCGTACGCGTCGGCGATCTCGTCGTAGCTGAATTCCTGGTCCTGGCGCATCGGGGATGATCTCCGGAGATCGATACGGCATCACCAGGGACGGGCGATGACGAAGATGAACTCGGGGAAGCGGAGGAGGCGCTCGTACGAGTCGGGCTTCAGCTCCCGGAACGCCTCCGTCGGCCGCGGCTCCACGATGCGCGCGATGCCGAGCCCCGCGCCCGCCAGCGCGTCGGAGATGTTGGTGAGCGAACGGCGGTAGAAGCGCACCGTGGCGATCCCGGCGAGGTCGCCCTCCTCCTCGGCGACCTCGAAGTAGTCCGCGCCGGCGGGGAGGCGGCTGGCGTCGGCCGCGGGGTGGCCGGTGGAGAAGAGGAGCCATCCGCCGGGCTTCAGCACGCGGCGGAACTCGGCCATCGTCGGCCCCCAGTCGCGCAGGTAGTGGAGGACGAGCGCGCTCACGATCCCGTCGAAGCTCGCGTCCGCGGCGAAGTCGAGCGGCCGGCGCAGGTCGGCCACGCGCAGCTCCGCGCGGGCCTGCGCCTCCGCCCCCAGCGCGGCGACGCGGCGGCGCGCGTGCTCCATCAGCGGCGCGCTCCGGTCCACGGCGGTCACGTGCGCGCCGCGGCGGAGGAGCTGCTCCGTGTACCATCCCGCGCCGCACCCCGCCTCCAGGATGCGCTTCCCCTCCATCGGCGGCAGGACGGAGAGCATCGCCGGGCGCTCGTACAGCTTGTTGTACGGCGCCTCGTCGATCGTCTCCGCGAACGCGTCGGCGAAGTCGTCGTAGCTGAATTCTTCGTCTGTCTTGTTCATGGGGGAGATGAACGGCGGCGCGTGCGGCGGAGTTTCAGGCCGACAGGAGGAACTGAATGGCTCACACGGAGGAAACGGAGGACAGCTGATCCTCCGTTTCCTCCGTTCCCTCCGTGTGAGACTCTTCCGACGTGCGTCAGGCGCAGCAGAGCTTGTTACCGCAGTTCGTGTTGATGCAGGTGAGCACGTTGTCGGGCGTGGGCGGGATGGGAGCCGTGGAGAACGACTCTACGACGAGGTTCGCCACGTCCAGCTTCATGGTGTCGCGCATTGGATGCTCCATCGTGAGCGTGGATCCGCCAGCCCCCATGGCCGGCGTGATGGGATGGTGGCCGATGACGTTCGCGTATCTGGAACGTTACGGCGCATTGCAAATGTAATTGCCCGACTCACGTCACCGCCAGACTGGAAAATTGTTCTATCGATCTATCGAATTGCGTGGCTAAAGGATTGTAGAACAAGAGGCACTCCCGCTACGCGCAATCCTGGGATCCAGCCTTCGACCTTGTCCGGCGGAGGTATGCGCGCTACGCTTTCAGGCCCGCTCCCGCACGTTCCCCACTTTCGCACCCGCACCCTTGGCGTCCACCGCGTCCGACTACTTCGGCTCGATGATCGAGGCGTACGACTCGCTCGTCCGCCGCGCCGTGCCGCGCTACGCGGAGATGACGGAGCGCCTGGTCGAGTATCTCCCCGAAGATGCGGCGCGCGTGCTGGAGCTGGGCTGCGGCACCGGCAACCTCTCGCTGCGCCTGGCCGCACGCTACCCGTCGGCCGCGATCACCTTCGTCGACGCCTCGGCGGAGATGGTGGAGTTCACCCGCGCCCGCATCGCCGAGGCGCACCCGGAGGCGGCGGCGCACGGGCGATTCGTCGTCTCACGCTTCGAGGAGCTGGAGATTCAGCCGGAGGCATACGACCTCGTCACCTCCGCCATCTCCCTGCACCACGTGGCCGACAAGGCCGCGCTTTTCCGCGCCGTCCGGCGGATGACGGCGCCGGGCGGCACCTTCCGCTTCGCCGACCAGATGTGGGGCGCCACGGAGGCCAACGCCGCGCTCAACTGGCGGCGGTGGCTGGACTTCTGCCGCCAGCCGGGGAACTGCACGGAGGAGGAGATCGAGAGCCTGGTCGCCCACGCCGACGCGCACGACCACTACGAGCCCGTGGCCGACCACCTGCGGATGCTGGAGGATGCCGGGTTCGAGCGCGTGGACTGCGTGTGGCGCAACTGGATGTGGGGGATCGTGACCGCCGAGGCGGTGTAAGCGCTTGAAGATCCTCCGGATCGCGAGACGTGTTCGAAGATGCTCGACCCGGATTCAGCCCTGACCGAGACGGATGCCCCGATGAGCCGTGAAGTGCTGGTGGTGGGAGACAAGGTCCTGATCAAGCCCGAGGAGGATGCCACCAAGACGCCGTCCGGGCTGTTCCTGCCGCCCGGCGTGCAGGAGAAGGAGGCGGCGATGGGCGGCCACGTGGTGAACGTGGGTCCCGGCTACCCCACCGTCGAGCCGCTGACGGACGGCGAGCCGTGGTCGGGCGGCACCCGCACGGGGATGCGCTACGTGCCGCTGCAGGCGCAGCCCGGCGACTTCGCCATCTTCCTGCGCAGCAACGCCGTGGAGGTGGAGATCGACGCCAGCAAGTACCTGATCGTCTCCCACGCCGCCATCCTCCTCCTCATCCGCGACAAGCTCCAGCTGCCGTAAGCGGATCGATGGGAGATGAAGAGCGGGCGCAGAGGCGATGGCCTCCGTGCCCTTGCATATTTCAATCGCAGCCTCAGTATTTTACTTGACTAACTTGACTCAACGAGCATATGGACCTGACCGAGCGCATTACGATCGAACCCGGAAAGCGAAGCGGGAAGCCGTGTATCCGCGGGTTGCGGATTACGGTTCAGGACGTATTGGAGTACCTTGCTTCGGGTATGAGTGAAGACGAGATCCTCAACGACTTTCCGTACCTCGAGCACGAAGACATCCTGGCTTGTCTCGCCTTCGCTGCGCAGCGTGAACGGCGGCTGATGGCGGGTCCGGGCCTGTGAAGTTGCTTTTTGACGAGAACTTGTCACCACGTCTCGCCACCCTTCTGGCAGACATTTATCCCGAATCCGCACACGTTCACCACCTTGGGTTAGGCAAAGCCCAAGACGTTGACATCTGGGCACTTGCCGCCGCTCAGGGGTTCACGATTGTGTCGAAGGATTGGGACTATCACCAGTTGAGCGCGAGGTTTGGGCATCCGCCTAAAGTGGTTTTGTTGCAGATTGGCAACTGCTCCGTACAAGATTCGGCTCGCCTGCTGCGAGAACGCTACATCCTCGTCCAGCATTTTCACGAGAACGAGGACGCTGCACTCTTAACGCTAGGCTGAACGAAACCACTCAGGAGTGAACCACGACAGAACGGGCGCGGAGGCCATGGCCTCCGCGCCCGTTCCATTTCATCTGTCCGGTTGATCCCAGCCTACTCCCCCAGCCCCAGGAACTCGCGCACGCGGCCGAGGATGCCGGCCTGCGTCTGCGGCTCGCTGCAGCGGAAGGCCAGCATCTGTCCCTTGCGGTTGGCGGGGATGCCGAGCACGGCCCCGGCGATGCGCGTGCCGGTGCTGGGGTCGCGCGTGGTCTGCAGTTGGATGGCGTTCGCGCCGATCTTGCCCGCGCGACGCTTGGCGGCGTTCACCATCTGCGACTCGTTGGTCATGTCCGCGTCGCCCGAGGTGTTGATCAGGGCGTAGCGCTCGCAGTTCGCCGGGATGCTGTCGGTGGCCAGGAACACGCGCACCGAATCTTCCGCCACGGGCGCCAGGGTCTGGCGCGGCCCCAGGTAGGTGGCGCTGGCCTGCACGCAGGCCGCCATGGCGAGCGGCGCCAACAGCGCGGCGATCGTACGGATCCGCATTTTGGTTCTCCGGGTGTGGAAACGAGGTTGGGTGGGGATCACCGGCCGAATCATCTCCGGCCTCTTCACTTCCGGGACGGGGCAACATGCGTTCCGATCAGGCGCGCCCGGAGATCAGATATCCAAGTGATTGCGCCGCAATTCCTTGGCAGCTCAGATCGTCTTCGATGCGAATCGTGGCTCGTCCCCGGCGGAGGAAATCCGGTGTCCTTTGCCGCAGACACCGTCCACGTCAGATGTTCCTCGCGGTACGGAACTCGCCTGTGCGGCGCGGCATGACGAAGCGATCTCCATCGCACCGCGGCGACGGGCGGCGGAAGGACGACGGCAGCCGCCGGGCGCTCGTGCTGGGGGGCATCGCGGCGGCGGCCGCGGCGGGCTTCGGTGCGCTCGCCGCCGCGGTCGCACGGCGCGACACCGCGCGGGCGGACGAGAAGGTGCGGAAGCGCACGTCGCCGCGCCGCGGGCACCCGGCGCGCGAGGCCGCGGACGCCATCTCCCCCGTGGGAAAGTGGTGGACGTACATCCCGGCCGCGCTCGCCGCATCGGCGTACGTGGTCCGTGCGGACGGCGCAGCGGACGGCGACGCCGAGCGCTCCCGCCGCGCCGGCGCTGGCGCCATCACGCTGGCGGGCGTGGTGGCGACGGCGCTGAACCACGCGTTCGACCGCGTGCTGCCGCAGCCTCCGGCTCCGCCGGGCCGCCCGTCGCGCCGCAAGCCGGTCTTCCCCAGCGGCCATGCGTTCGGGGCGGCTTTCTGGGCGGGATCGCGCTGGCGGCGGCCTGCGCGGCGGCGTACGAGGCAGCGCGCGAGGGCTAGTCCGCGCCGCCCGGGATCGGCGTCGCGCAGCCAGCGGCGGGTCTCCTCGGTGCCGCCGTTCGCGAGCATGCGGCGCAGCTTCGCGGGATCGACTTCGCTCCACACCAGGCCGCACGACGCGCAACCGAAGCCGTGACCGCCGCGAAACCCGCGGATCGGCAGCGGCAGCCCTTTCGGGAACGTCCAGAATCGCAGCCCTTCCGGGTAGAAGGAGGTGACGTCCGCGCCGATCCGGCCGCGCACGACGAGCGCGGATTCACATCGCGGGCAGGCCGGCGTCTCGCTCATCGATCTCCCTCGACTCGGACAGATTCATTGCGCTTCTGCGTGGTGGTCGTGCATTCCCCGGCTGTCCCAACAGCAATGAATCATATCAACACGGAGGGAACGGAGGAGTGAGGTGGGTTCCTCCGTTTCCTCCGTTCCCTCCGTGTGATTTCAGTGATCACGATCCGGATGCAGAGTCCGTCCGCTCCGGTCACCAATTTTCGATCAGCAGCCGCTCGTCCAGCCGTCCTGGTCACAGTCGCAGACGGTGTGGTTGCAGGTACCGATCTCGGAATTCGTCGTCGTGGTGTCGCCGCACTGGGCCGGCTCCGATCCGGAGGTGCAGATCCCGTACGGGATGGGCAGCGTGTACGTCGCCGAGCGCGCGTGCACGGTCCCGATGCGTGCCTTCAGCCCGGACGTGACCGCGAAGCTGTCGACGTGGAGATCCTGCAGGTCGAGCCTGATCTTGCGCATCCTTCCTCTCCTGTGTTGTGGGGGATTGGAGCAACGACGCGATTCAGGGCGACGCGGCCGGCGGCTGCCAGTCGCGCCCCAGGATCACGGTGACGTCGAGGATGAGATTGGTGTCGCGGTTCGATTCCACGCGCTGGATGCCGAGCGCGTCGGCCACCTGCCGCGCGACCTCGATCCGGCCGACGCGGTCGACGACGACGGACGATTCGGGAGATGTGCCGCGCGGCGCGTTCCCGGTCTCCACCACGTCGAAGCCGTGGTCGCGCAGCACGTCCGTCGCGCGGCGGGCGAGGCCGTGCGTGGGCGTGGCGTTCAGCACCTGCACGCGCACGCGCTCGGTGGGAGCCCGCACAGACGTACGCTGCGCGCTGTCCGACGACGCGGCGGGCGCGACCACGGACGGGCCGCCGAAATGCTGCCACGCGCCCCACGCGAGCGAGCCCACCAGCACGGCGACGGCGACGAGCGTCACGAACAGCCCGACGGTCTGCAGCCGACCGCCGCCGCGCGCGGCGGAGCCGCCGCTACCGCGCTTCGGCTTCGACCTGGGCATGGAACGCCTTCGTCTCGGGGTGAACCGTGCCGCCGCCGCGCATCACGTGGCCGATGCGCGACTCCACCACCTCGCGCAGCACGGCGTCCATCTCGCGCGGCATGCGGCGCCGCAGTTGCTCCGTCCACTCCGGCGCGAAGGTGCGGCCGGGCTCGAGGAAATCGGCCAGGTACAGCGCGCGCCCCAGCGTCCGGAAGCGCGGGCAGCCGAGCGTGTGGCAGCGCACCGCGTCCAACAGTTCGTCGTCCGCGTCGCCGGCCAGGCGCTCGGCGGCGGCGGGGCCGTGCAGCAGCTTCCCCGGCAGCTCCCGGAACTCCGCGGGAACGAGCGGCCGCAGCTCGTCCGGGTCCGCGTCCCGCAGCGCGTCGTGGAGGTAGCCGGCGGCCGCCCAGCGCGCGACTTCGTCATCCCCCAACCCCAATTCCGTCGCCCACTCGCGCATCAGCGCGGCGACGCGCGCCATGTGCTCGCGGCGCGTGGGCTTGGCGCGCGTCCAGTCCGGCAGCCGCCCCTCCGCGGCATCGCGGACGAGCGGCGAAAGATCGGTCGAAGTCTGGGAGGAAGCGGACATGAAGAGGACGAGAGATTCGATCGGGTGATGATACGGAGCGCCCTGCGGGGTTGTGTGCCCGGCCGGCTATAGATCCTTCGGCCTGCAAGCGATTGCGCGGACGCCGATTACGGTCTGGCCGGCCTCAGATGACGTCGTCCGGGCGTCGTCAGCCAGGGCGCGAAACCGTCCCGCGCGCGACGATGCCCCGGCAGCAGATCACCGCCGAGGCATCGTCCTCAATCTACCGAATCCCGCCGTGCGGCGGAACCGCGGCCCGTCAGGCGCCCACCGCGCGCACCCCGTCGCGGCTGATGCGGTTGTGCTCATCGACGAAGATGAACACGGGGCGATACGTCTCCATCTCCTGCTCGGCGTACTGGCCGTAGGAGATGATGATCACCTTGTCGCCGGGGTGCGCCAGGCGCGCGGCGGCGCCGTTCAGGCAGATCTCCCCCTCCCCCGGCTCGCCGGGGATGACGTACGTCTCGAAGCGCGCGCCGTTGTTGACGTTCACCACCGCCACCTGCTCGTACTCCAGCAGGTCGGCGGCCTCCATCAGCACGGGGTCGATGGTGATCGACCCCACGTAGTTCAGATCCGCACCGGTCACGGTGGCCCGGTGGATCTTCGACTTGCACATCGTGCGGTACATGAGTCGATCCTCTGGGCGATGTTAGTCCTGAGTCCTAAGTCCTAAGTCCCAAGTCCCTCTGTCCCTCACTTAGGACTTAGGACCCAGGACTTAGGACTTCTGTTACGGCAACACGCAGTTGTCGATCAGCCGCGTCCTGCCGACCCGGGCCGCCACGGCACAGAACACGCAGTCGGCGGCCCGCTCCACCGGCCCGAGCGTACCCGGATCGACCACCTCCGCGTACTCGGGCTCCACGCCCTGGACCGATATCCCCCTCCACAGCGCGTCGCGGATCACCTTCGCGTCGCGCTCGCCGCCCGCGTACAGCGCGCGGACGTCCTGCAACGAACGAGAGAGCGCCAGCGCGGCCGCTCTCTCGTCGGCAGAAAGATACACGTTGCGCGAGCTCATCGCCAAGCCATCGGGCTCGCGCACGATCGGCGCCACCTCGACCCGCACCGGCATGTCGAGGTCCGCCGCCATCCTCCGGATCAGCACCGCCTGCTGCAGGTCCTTCTGCCCGAACACCGCCACGTCGGGGGTGAAGATGCCGAACAGCTTGGCGACGACGGTCAGCACCCCGCGGAAGTGCCCCGGCCGCGTGCCGCCGTCCAGCCGCCCGCCGATCTCTTCGTCGGGGACCACGGAGACGCGCGGCTCGCCCTCGGGATACATCTCCCGCGCGGACGGGGCGAAGACGAGCTCCACGCCGCGCGACGCGGCCAGTGCCAGGTCGCGCTCCAGGTCGCGCGGATAGCGGTCCAGGTCCTCCGTGGGCCCGAACTGCAGCGGGTTCACGAAGATGGACATCGCCACCACCTCCGCCTGCTCGCGCGCCCGGTCGACGAGCGAGAGATGGCCCTCGTGCAGGAAGCCCATCGTCGGCACGAGGCCGATGCGCCGCCCCGCCGCGCGCTGCTGGGCGACCCAGTCGCGCACCTCCGCCTTCGTGTGGACGAGCACCGGCGCCGCGGGCGGGCAGACGGCGACGGCGGCGTCGATGGCCGCGGCGGCGGCGAGGGCCTCGGCGCTCATTCGAAGGTGTGCTCCGCCGCGGGGTACTCGCCCCCCTTCACCGCCTGCACGTACGCGCCCACGCCGTCCGACACCACCCGGCCCGCCTCGGCGAAGCGGCGCAGGAACTTGGGCCTGAAGTCCGTGTTCAGCCCCAGCATGTCGTGCAGCACCAGCACCTGCCCGTCGCACCCCGCCCCCGCGCCGATGCCGATGGTCGGCACGGAGACGGACGAGGTGATCTCCTCCGCCAGCTCGCCGGGCATCAGCTCCAGCACGATGGCGAAGGCGCCCGCCTCCTCGATCCGCCTGGCCTCGTCCAGCAGCCGCCGCCGGTTCTCCTCGCCGCGCCCCTGCACCTTCACCCCGATCACGTTCACCGACTGCGGGGTGAAGCCCAGGTGGCCCATCACGGGGATCCCCGCGTCGACCATCGCCCGGATGGTGCAGGCGATGGCCGGGGTGCCGCCCTCCAGCTTCACCGCGGCGGCGCAGGTCTCCTGCAGCACGCGCCCGGCGTTGCGGACGGCGTCCTCGCGGCTGACCTGGTAGGTGAGGAAGGGGAGGTCGACGACCAGGAGGGCGCGCTCCACCCCGCGGCGCACGGCGCGCGCGTGGTGGATCATGTCGTCGAGGGTGACCGGCAGCGTGGTGTCGAGCCCCAGCACCACCTGCCCGAGCGAATCGCCGACCAGCACGACGTCTACCCCCGCGCCGTCGACGAGCTTGGCGAAGAGGTAGTCGTATGCGGTCAGCGCGGCGATCTTGTCGCCACGGCGCTTCATTTCGCGGAGGTCGGGCACGGTGACCCTCCGCACGCCATTCCCGCGCTGTGTGGACATTTCCCCAGTCTCCCGGGCCCGGCCATTCCGAGATGCCGCCGGGCCAGACGATGTCCATGGTAGCGGGTTGACGTGCCTGAATTGTAGGAAGATGTTCAGGCCGTGTCAAACGCCCTCCGCTTCGATCCGCCCCTCGTCGGTGTCCTGGCCACCGAGCTGGCCGCCGCCCTCAAGGGCCGCTCCGCGCACCCGCTCCCCGTCTTCGACAGCGACCTGTCCGCCACGCTCCTGCTGGACCGCGGCGAGGCGCTGCGCTTCGACCTCCACCCCATGCGCGGCTGGGTGCGCATCGTCCCGCGCCCGGAGGGGATGGAGGCGCGCACCCCGGACGCGCGCATCGTCCGCGTATCCGCGCCCGACGACGAGCGGCTGCTCAGGATCGACCTGCACGAGGGGAACCGCTTCCGCGGCGGCACGCGCGCGCTGGTGATCGAGCTGCACACCAACCAGTGGAACGCGCTCCTGGTCGACGCGGCGGACCGGCGCATCGTCTCGCTCCTGCGCACGCGCGAGGCGGGGGGACGCGTCCTCCGCACCGGCGAGGTCTACCATCCTCCCGAGCCGCACCGCCGCTTCTCCGCCGGCCTCGCGTCGCGCGACCAGGCGCACGCGGAGTGGATCGCCCGCCTCGCCCCCATCCCCCCGCACGAGCGGCGCGGCGCGCTCCTGCGCCACTTCGCCGCGACCAGCCCCATCAACGCCGCGTCGATCCTGGGCGATGCGTCGCAGTCGGACGATCCCGCCGCGCTGGAGGCGGCGTTCGAGCGGTGGTGGGCGATGCACCGCACCATGATCTCCCCCGTGCTGCTGGAGACGAAGCACGGGCTGCAGCCCTATCCCCTGCTGCTGAAAGGCGTTCCCGCGCGCCGCGCGCCGGGAGAGTCGCTCCTTGGCGCGTTCGCGCTGGTGGCGGAGATGGGCGAGACGGGGGAGACGGAGCGCGACCGCGCTGAGTTGCTGGAGCGCGCGCGCCGGCGCCTCGTCTCCGCCCGGCGCCGGCTCGAGCGCCTGGCCGCCGAGCGGGCGAAGGTCGGCGAGGCGGAGCGGCTGCGGCGCCACGCCGATCTCCTGCTCGCGAACGCCGCGCGCGTACAACCCGGCGCCGAACGCGTCACCGTGTACGACGAGGAAGGGCGGAGATTGAAGATCGCGGTCGATCCCGCCCTGAAGCCGCACGAGTACGCGGAGAAGCTGTACGAGGATGCGCGCCGCCGCTCCCGTGCCGAGGCGCGCCTGCCGGAGCTGATCGAGCGCGCCGAGGCAGAGGCGGCGCGGTGGGAGACGGCCGCCGCCGCGACCGAGGCGGGCGAGGTGCCGGCGTGGGTGGAGGGCGCGCTGGCCCGCGCGGAGCAGCGCGAGGCGCGCGCGAAGCCGTCGCAGCAGGGGCCGCGCGTCCCCTACCGCGTCTACCGCACGTCGGGGGGATTGGAGGTGCGCGTGGGGCGGACGTCGAAGGACAACGACGTGCTCACCTTCCGCCACGCCTCGCCCGAGGACGTGTGGATGCACGCGCGGCAGGTGCCGGGATCGCACGTCGTGCTGCGCTGGAGCGAGGAGGGCGCGCCGCCCGCGCGCGACCTGGAGGAGGCGGCGGTGCTGGCGGCGCTGCACAGCAAGGCGCGCTCGTCGGGCACCGTCGCCGTGGATTGGACGCGCCGCAAGTACGTCCGCAAGCCGCGC
Proteins encoded:
- the panB gene encoding 3-methyl-2-oxobutanoate hydroxymethyltransferase; this translates as MPDLREMKRRGDKIAALTAYDYLFAKLVDGAGVDVVLVGDSLGQVVLGLDTTLPVTLDDMIHHARAVRRGVERALLVVDLPFLTYQVSREDAVRNAGRVLQETCAAAVKLEGGTPAIACTIRAMVDAGIPVMGHLGFTPQSVNVIGVKVQGRGEENRRRLLDEARRIEEAGAFAIVLELMPGELAEEITSSVSVPTIGIGAGAGCDGQVLVLHDMLGLNTDFRPKFLRRFAEAGRVVSDGVGAYVQAVKGGEYPAAEHTFE
- a CDS encoding DUF433 domain-containing protein yields the protein MDLTERITIEPGKRSGKPCIRGLRITVQDVLEYLASGMSEDEILNDFPYLEHEDILACLAFAAQRERRLMAGPGL
- a CDS encoding class I SAM-dependent methyltransferase: MNKTDEEFSYDDFADAFAETIDEAPYNKLYERPAMLSVLPPMEGKRILEAGCGAGWYTEQLLRRGAHVTAVDRSAPLMEHARRRVAALGAEAQARAELRVADLRRPLDFAADASFDGIVSALVLHYLRDWGPTMAEFRRVLKPGGWLLFSTGHPAADASRLPAGADYFEVAEEEGDLAGIATVRFYRRSLTNISDALAGAGLGIARIVEPRPTEAFRELKPDSYERLLRFPEFIFVIARPW
- a CDS encoding co-chaperone GroES family protein, whose translation is MSREVLVVGDKVLIKPEEDATKTPSGLFLPPGVQEKEAAMGGHVVNVGPGYPTVEPLTDGEPWSGGTRTGMRYVPLQAQPGDFAIFLRSNAVEVEIDASKYLIVSHAAILLLIRDKLQLP
- a CDS encoding class I SAM-dependent methyltransferase; translated protein: MRQDQEFSYDEIADAYAESIDESPYNALYERPAVLALLPPIGGKRILEAGCGGGWYTEQLLRRGARVTAVDGSAPMVEHARRRIAALPAEMRGRAEVRAADLRRPLDFAADGAFEGIVSALVLHYLRDWGPALAEFRRVLAPGGWLLFSTHHPAADANRLAHGEDYFDVVQEEDHWARVGLVRFYRRPLTAIAGALADAGFGIERIVEPRPSEAFRQLKPDAYERLLRFPEFLLALARPW
- the panC gene encoding pantoate--beta-alanine ligase codes for the protein MSAEALAAAAAIDAAVAVCPPAAPVLVHTKAEVRDWVAQQRAAGRRIGLVPTMGFLHEGHLSLVDRAREQAEVVAMSIFVNPLQFGPTEDLDRYPRDLERDLALAASRGVELVFAPSAREMYPEGEPRVSVVPDEEIGGRLDGGTRPGHFRGVLTVVAKLFGIFTPDVAVFGQKDLQQAVLIRRMAADLDMPVRVEVAPIVREPDGLAMSSRNVYLSADERAAALALSRSLQDVRALYAGGERDAKVIRDALWRGISVQGVEPEYAEVVDPGTLGPVERAADCVFCAVAARVGRTRLIDNCVLP
- a CDS encoding methyltransferase domain-containing protein — its product is MASTASDYFGSMIEAYDSLVRRAVPRYAEMTERLVEYLPEDAARVLELGCGTGNLSLRLAARYPSAAITFVDASAEMVEFTRARIAEAHPEAAAHGRFVVSRFEELEIQPEAYDLVTSAISLHHVADKAALFRAVRRMTAPGGTFRFADQMWGATEANAALNWRRWLDFCRQPGNCTEEEIESLVAHADAHDHYEPVADHLRMLEDAGFERVDCVWRNWMWGIVTAEAV
- a CDS encoding NFACT RNA binding domain-containing protein — translated: MSNALRFDPPLVGVLATELAAALKGRSAHPLPVFDSDLSATLLLDRGEALRFDLHPMRGWVRIVPRPEGMEARTPDARIVRVSAPDDERLLRIDLHEGNRFRGGTRALVIELHTNQWNALLVDAADRRIVSLLRTREAGGRVLRTGEVYHPPEPHRRFSAGLASRDQAHAEWIARLAPIPPHERRGALLRHFAATSPINAASILGDASQSDDPAALEAAFERWWAMHRTMISPVLLETKHGLQPYPLLLKGVPARRAPGESLLGAFALVAEMGETGETERDRAELLERARRRLVSARRRLERLAAERAKVGEAERLRRHADLLLANAARVQPGAERVTVYDEEGRRLKIAVDPALKPHEYAEKLYEDARRRSRAEARLPELIERAEAEAARWETAAAATEAGEVPAWVEGALARAEQREARAKPSQQGPRVPYRVYRTSGGLEVRVGRTSKDNDVLTFRHASPEDVWMHARQVPGSHVVLRWSEEGAPPARDLEEAAVLAALHSKARSSGTVAVDWTRRKYVRKPRGAPPGRVSVLQAKTVFVEPDAALEERMREETG
- the panD gene encoding aspartate 1-decarboxylase; this encodes MYRTMCKSKIHRATVTGADLNYVGSITIDPVLMEAADLLEYEQVAVVNVNNGARFETYVIPGEPGEGEICLNGAAARLAHPGDKVIIISYGQYAEQEMETYRPVFIFVDEHNRISRDGVRAVGA
- a CDS encoding HD domain-containing protein, with the translated sequence MSASSQTSTDLSPLVRDAAEGRLPDWTRAKPTRREHMARVAALMREWATELGLGDDEVARWAAAGYLHDALRDADPDELRPLVPAEFRELPGKLLHGPAAAERLAGDADDELLDAVRCHTLGCPRFRTLGRALYLADFLEPGRTFAPEWTEQLRRRMPREMDAVLREVVESRIGHVMRGGGTVHPETKAFHAQVEAEAR
- a CDS encoding LytR C-terminal domain-containing protein, whose amino-acid sequence is MPRSKPKRGSGGSAARGGGRLQTVGLFVTLVAVAVLVGSLAWGAWQHFGGPSVVAPAASSDSAQRTSVRAPTERVRVQVLNATPTHGLARRATDVLRDHGFDVVETGNAPRGTSPESSVVVDRVGRIEVARQVADALGIQRVESNRDTNLILDVTVILGRDWQPPAASP